Below is a genomic region from Candidatus Binataceae bacterium.
TTATCCAGTCGATGCCGTGCAGGCCCAAGGCACCGATGAAGCGGCCGTCCGCCAGGGTCTCGATCGCAAAGGTCTTCTCGGTCGAGGATTCGGACAGACCAAACTTCTCAATAAATTCGCGTTCGGCGATCGATGAAACCGGATACGAGAGCATGCCGCTGCCGAGAAATTGGGTGACCTCTTCGTCGTTAATCCATTTGATTACCGCGTCGAGATCGGACATCTCGTAGCCTCTCAGTCGCACCAGTTTACCGTCCATCGGTCGACTCCTTTCTTGGCCGCAAACAAAAAGGGCAGCCCCTTTTTGGAAGCTGCCCTTTAGGGGGTTAATCTGGTTACTTTCGTCAGTTCCCTTTGGGCAGCCCCAGTACCCGCTCGCCGATGATGTTGTGCTGGATCTCGCTCGTGCCGCCAGCGATCGTCAGTGCGCGCGATGCGAGCATGCGATACGACCATATGCCCCGGTCGACCGCGAAGGGCGCTTTGAATTCCAATTGCGCGTAGGGTCCGAGCAGTTCCATCGCGAACTTGCTCATCTTCAGATTGAGCTCACTGGTGCCCAGCTTCAACACCGAGCCTTCGGGTCCGGGCGGCAGGCCTTTCAGGCGCCGGGTGAGCTGGCGAAAGCCCGTGTACTTAAGTGCCAACGCCTCGCCCGCGAAGCCGGAAATTTTTTGGCGCACGCTGGAATCGTCCCACGCGGTCTTTCCGTTGCTCCGCACCGCCCGGGCCAAGTCCGCGAGTTCGCGGACCTGCCCCAGCAGATCGCGTCCGCCTCCGATACCGGAACGTTCGAACATCAAGGTAGTGATAGCGACCTGCCAGCCCTGATTCTTCTCACCGATCAGGTTCTTCTTGGGCACCTTGACGTCCTCGAAGAAGACCTCGTTGAAATTCGCATCGCCGGTAATCTGCACCAGCGGACGAACGGTTACCCCGGGCGAGTGCATGTCGACCAGCACATAGCTGATGCCCTTGTGCTTGGGAGCACTGGGATCGGTACGCACCAGCAGGATGCACCAGTCTGCGTGATGCGCATCGGAGGTCCAGACTTTCTGACCGTTGACGATGAAGTAGTCACCTTCCTCGATTGCGCGGGTCTGGAGTGATGCGACATCGGAACCCGAACCGGGTTCGGAATATCCCTGGCACCAGATCTCATCGCCCGAGAGGATCTTTGGAACGTAGCGTTTCTTTTGCTCCTCGGTACCCCAGTGAATTATCGTGGGGCCAACCAGCATGATGCCGAGACCATTGACGAGCTGCGGGGTATTCGCCGCTGCCATCTCCTCGTTATAGATGAGCTGCTGGGTTAGGGTGGCTCCGCGGCCCCCATATTCCTTCGGCCAGCTTAAGCCGACCCAGCCGCCCGAGTGCATCTTGCGATGCCACTGCAGACGGCGCTGCCAGTCATCCTTGCTTCCTTCGTGCATGAAGTCGGTGCGATCGTCTGCAGCCGAGCTCTGCGCGGGGCGATTCTTCTGAAGCCAGGCGCGTAATTCCTGGCGGAACGCCTCGTCTTCGGCGCTGAACCTGAAATCCATCCACTAGCCTCCAGTGATTAGGAGAACCGCGCGTCAAGGGCGCAATTTCGATGCCGACCCGCCGCCGAACCCCTATCGACTGCTATATAAACCGTGCTTCGAAACTGGCGCAAGGAGGCGGTCGCGGCGATGCGTCTCGTGACCAAGCGCGCATCGCGCGGGCTGGCAAAGCGGATGGATCGTTCTTGGCTATTTCGCGGTTTGCGCCATGCGAAGGTATACGCCGGGATCGGTACGTTCCATCTGGCGCTCGGGGAACTGCGGCGCGGTGAAGCCGAAGCGCTGGTACAGCCCGTGGGCATCTTTAGTGCCGAGCAGCCAGCGGCGTAGTTTCTGGAGATCGGGATGGTGCACGATCTCCGCCATCAGGGCTTTGGAAATGCCACGGCCGCGCCACGGAGCGAGCACGAAAACGTCGGCAATGTAAGCGAAAGTCGCGTAGTCGCTTACGACCCGCGCGAAAGCGATGTGCTGATCGCGACAGTACACGCCGAAACACAGCGAGTTCTGGATTGCGCGTTCGACGAGGTCGCGCGGAATTCCCTCGGCCCAATATGACTCGCGCAGAAAGCCATGAATGACCCCCACGTCGAGTCGGGCCGGGTCGGTACTGATCAGATAGTCATCGAAGATTCGTTCCACCAGTCTTGCCATTGCTGTCCCTCCTGGCGTCGGGCAGGAGATAGTTGGCGACATATTCGGGAACCTCGACGCCGCCTATCAGGCGATCGTCGGCGACCGCTGCGCCGGTTGCCATTTTCAAAGGAATGACCCCGGCCCAGATCGGGAGCGCGTAGTCCTCCGCTTCTTCACTCGGTCCGCCGGTACGGACCTTGGCCGACGCCTCGGTGATGGGGAGACTGAGCACGCTGGTCGCGGCCAGTTCTTTGGGGTGGGGCGGGCGTGCATCTTGCCATCTGCCCGGAGAGACGTGCTCCACCAGCGCATGCAGCGCGCGCAGCTTTGCGTCCTGGTCGGTCACTTCCTCGGCAGCTCCGAGAATTACCGCCGAGCGGTAGTTGATGGAGTGATGGAACGCGGAGCGCGCCAGGATCAGCCCATCGACGTGGGTCACGGTGACACACAGCGGAATGCCGCCGGCCGCGGTGCGCAACATCCGACTGGCGGCCGAGCCGTGGACGTAGAGCCGCTCCCCGATCCGCACGTGCAGGGTGGGAACCACGAACGGCGCATCGTTATGAACGAATCCGACATGACAGAAAAGGGCGCTGTCGATGATCTGGTAGACAATCTCCCGATCATAGGAGCCGCGCTGGGGCATGCGTTTGAGGCGGGTGCGTTCAGTCGGCTGCAGTGCTTCCATCTTCTGCTCCATTATGTAACAGTACAAACTGATGAACGTATCACCACATTACCAGATTCGGGGAAAATCAGGCAACCAGATCGCCGCCAGCATCGAGGAAGCGATCCGCAACGGAGGGATCGCCGCAGGCGCGCGGTTGCCCGCGATCCGGTCGCTGGCGGGGCACCTTGCGGTGAGCCCCACCACGGTGGCGGCCGCATACCAAACCCTGCGGGTACGCGGACTGTTGCATGGCAGCGGACGGCGCGGGACGGTGGTCAATCGGCGTCCACCGCTGGTAACCCCGACGATGCCGCGTCTGCCCGCGGGAGTGCGCAACCTGATGGACGGAAACCCCGATCGCAGGTTGCTGCCTTCGCTGAGCGACGCGATTCGACACCTCACGTGCCCTGCTCCCCTCTACGGCGGGGCTTCAGATCGGCCAGAACTGCTCGCCCTGGTGCGCGCGCAGTTTGAGGCGGACCACATCGCGGCTCAGGCAGTGGCGGTGGTGGGCGGGGCGATGGACGCCATCGAGCGCGTGCTGCAGGCCCATCTCAGGCCCGGTGACCTGGTTGGGGTAGAGGATCCCTGCTACCGGGGAACGCTCGATTTGATCTCGGCGCTGGGACTGGTCGCGGAACCGATCGCGATCGACGAGAACGGACCCCGGCCGGAAGCGCTGGCGGGCGCGCTCCACGCCGGCATTTCCGCGGTCATGGTTACGCCGCGTGGTCAGAACCCCACCGGCGCTGCGCTGGAGCGCAAACGGGTTTCCGCGCTGTCGGCAATCCTGGCGCGGTATC
It encodes:
- a CDS encoding acyl-CoA dehydrogenase codes for the protein MDFRFSAEDEAFRQELRAWLQKNRPAQSSAADDRTDFMHEGSKDDWQRRLQWHRKMHSGGWVGLSWPKEYGGRGATLTQQLIYNEEMAAANTPQLVNGLGIMLVGPTIIHWGTEEQKKRYVPKILSGDEIWCQGYSEPGSGSDVASLQTRAIEEGDYFIVNGQKVWTSDAHHADWCILLVRTDPSAPKHKGISYVLVDMHSPGVTVRPLVQITGDANFNEVFFEDVKVPKKNLIGEKNQGWQVAITTLMFERSGIGGGRDLLGQVRELADLARAVRSNGKTAWDDSSVRQKISGFAGEALALKYTGFRQLTRRLKGLPPGPEGSVLKLGTSELNLKMSKFAMELLGPYAQLEFKAPFAVDRGIWSYRMLASRALTIAGGTSEIQHNIIGERVLGLPKGN
- a CDS encoding GNAT family N-acetyltransferase is translated as MARLVERIFDDYLISTDPARLDVGVIHGFLRESYWAEGIPRDLVERAIQNSLCFGVYCRDQHIAFARVVSDYATFAYIADVFVLAPWRGRGISKALMAEIVHHPDLQKLRRWLLGTKDAHGLYQRFGFTAPQFPERQMERTDPGVYLRMAQTAK
- a CDS encoding pyridoxamine 5'-phosphate oxidase family protein, with translation MEALQPTERTRLKRMPQRGSYDREIVYQIIDSALFCHVGFVHNDAPFVVPTLHVRIGERLYVHGSAASRMLRTAAGGIPLCVTVTHVDGLILARSAFHHSINYRSAVILGAAEEVTDQDAKLRALHALVEHVSPGRWQDARPPHPKELAATSVLSLPITEASAKVRTGGPSEEAEDYALPIWAGVIPLKMATGAAVADDRLIGGVEVPEYVANYLLPDARRDSNGKTGGTNLR
- a CDS encoding aminotransferase class I/II-fold pyridoxal phosphate-dependent enzyme, whose translation is MNVSPHYQIRGKSGNQIAASIEEAIRNGGIAAGARLPAIRSLAGHLAVSPTTVAAAYQTLRVRGLLHGSGRRGTVVNRRPPLVTPTMPRLPAGVRNLMDGNPDRRLLPSLSDAIRHLTCPAPLYGGASDRPELLALVRAQFEADHIAAQAVAVVGGAMDAIERVLQAHLRPGDLVGVEDPCYRGTLDLISALGLVAEPIAIDENGPRPEALAGALHAGISAVMVTPRGQNPTGAALERKRVSALSAILARYREVLLIEDDFTGPISGVRAFSLTAGRERWAVARSVSKFLGPDLRLAFIAGDPLTVARVQGRQHLGPRWISHILQEAVVALWSDVKTARLIKRAAETYTLRREALIRALKEHRIEARGRSGLNVWVPVVEETSAVQSLLNDGWAVLAGESFRLKAPPGLRVMTATLEVEEAPRLARAIAAAVRSRSASHVV